A portion of the Drosophila sechellia strain sech25 chromosome 2R, ASM438219v1, whole genome shotgun sequence genome contains these proteins:
- the LOC6607888 gene encoding microtubule-associated protein RP/EB family member 1 isoform X3 → MAVNVYSTNVTSENLSRHDMLAWVNDCLQSQFSKIEELCTGAAYCQFMDMLFPNSVPVKRVKFRTNLEHEYIQNFKILQAGFKKMSVDKIIPVDKLIKGRFQDNFEFLQWFKKFFDANYDGREYDPVSQRGGVKLGNGNGHGSNGGSGVGSSNNDLHLMHRRPLQAPAAGGRMPARVIASTAVSKVLPRTNNAAPASRLNAGANSTGTVKKNDASNSVNNQQIEEMSNQVMDMRINLEGLEKERDFYFSKLRDIEILCQEADDAEAHPIIQKILDILYATEDGFAPPDDAPPEDEEY, encoded by the exons ATGGCTGTTAACGTCTACTCCACAAATGTGACGTCAGAGAATCTCTCTCGCCACGACATGCTAGCTTGGGTTAACGATTGCCTCCAGTCGCAATTCTCAAAAATCGAAGAGCTTTGCACAG GTGCCGCTTACTGTCAGTTCATGGACATGCTGTTCCCCAATTCAGTGCCCGTAAAGCGTGTCAAATTTCGTACCAATCTGGAGCACGAGTACATACAGAACTTCAAGATATTGCAGGCGGGCTTCAAGAAGATGTCTGTGGATAAG ATCATTCCAGTTGATAAACTGATTAAGGGACGCTTTCAAGACAACTTTGAGTTCCTTCAATGGTTTAAAAAGTTCTTCGACGCCAATTACGACGGTCGCGAGTACGACCCCGTGTCTCAGCGGGGCGGAGTCAAGCTGGGCAATGGCAACGGACACGGAAGCAACGGAGGCAGTGGCgtgggcagcagcaacaacgatCTCCATCTGATGCACCGGCGACCATTGCAGGCTCCAGCTGCTGGCGGACGAATGCCAGCACGGGTCATCGCTTCAACTG CAGTATCCAAGGTGCTGCCGCGCACGAACAACGCAGCCCCAGCGAGCAGGTTAAACGCCGGTGCCAACAGCACGGGCACGGTCAAGAAGAACGACGCGAGCAATTCAGTCAACAATCAGCAAATAGAAGAGATGTCTAACCAG GTCATGGATATGCGCATAAACCTGGAGGGATTGGAAAAGGAGCGTGACTTTTACTTCTCCAAGTTGCGGGATATTGAAATTCT TTGCCAAGAAGCCGATGACGCCGAGGCGCATCCGATCATACAAAAGATTTTGGACATCTTATATGCGACTGAG GATGGTTTTGCGCCGCCTGACGATGCACCACCAGAGGACGAGGAGTATTAA
- the LOC6607888 gene encoding microtubule-associated protein RP/EB family member 1 isoform X1: MAVNVYSTNVTSENLSRHDMLAWVNDCLQSQFSKIEELCTGAAYCQFMDMLFPNSVPVKRVKFRTNLEHEYIQNFKILQAGFKKMSVDKIIPVDKLIKGRFQDNFEFLQWFKKFFDANYDGREYDPVSQRGGVKLGNGNGHGSNGGSGVGSSNNDLHLMHRRPLQAPAAGGRMPARVIASTAVSKVLPRTNNAAPASRLNAGANSTGTVKKNDASNSVNNQQIEEMSNQVMDMRINLEGLEKERDFYFSKLRDIEILCQEADDAEAHPIIQKILDILYATEVGQDGFAPPDDAPPEDEEY; this comes from the exons ATGGCTGTTAACGTCTACTCCACAAATGTGACGTCAGAGAATCTCTCTCGCCACGACATGCTAGCTTGGGTTAACGATTGCCTCCAGTCGCAATTCTCAAAAATCGAAGAGCTTTGCACAG GTGCCGCTTACTGTCAGTTCATGGACATGCTGTTCCCCAATTCAGTGCCCGTAAAGCGTGTCAAATTTCGTACCAATCTGGAGCACGAGTACATACAGAACTTCAAGATATTGCAGGCGGGCTTCAAGAAGATGTCTGTGGATAAG ATCATTCCAGTTGATAAACTGATTAAGGGACGCTTTCAAGACAACTTTGAGTTCCTTCAATGGTTTAAAAAGTTCTTCGACGCCAATTACGACGGTCGCGAGTACGACCCCGTGTCTCAGCGGGGCGGAGTCAAGCTGGGCAATGGCAACGGACACGGAAGCAACGGAGGCAGTGGCgtgggcagcagcaacaacgatCTCCATCTGATGCACCGGCGACCATTGCAGGCTCCAGCTGCTGGCGGACGAATGCCAGCACGGGTCATCGCTTCAACTG CAGTATCCAAGGTGCTGCCGCGCACGAACAACGCAGCCCCAGCGAGCAGGTTAAACGCCGGTGCCAACAGCACGGGCACGGTCAAGAAGAACGACGCGAGCAATTCAGTCAACAATCAGCAAATAGAAGAGATGTCTAACCAG GTCATGGATATGCGCATAAACCTGGAGGGATTGGAAAAGGAGCGTGACTTTTACTTCTCCAAGTTGCGGGATATTGAAATTCT TTGCCAAGAAGCCGATGACGCCGAGGCGCATCCGATCATACAAAAGATTTTGGACATCTTATATGCGACTGAGGTAGGACAA GATGGTTTTGCGCCGCCTGACGATGCACCACCAGAGGACGAGGAGTATTAA
- the LOC6607888 gene encoding microtubule-associated protein RP/EB family member 1 isoform X2 → MAVNVYSTNVTSENLSRHDMLAWVNDCLQSQFSKIEELCTGAAYCQFMDMLFPNSVPVKRVKFRTNLEHEYIQNFKILQAGFKKMSVDKIIPVDKLIKGRFQDNFEFLQWFKKFFDANYDGREYDPVSQRGGVKLGNGNGHGSNGGSGVGSSNNDLHLMHRRPLQAPAAGGRMPARVIASTVSKVLPRTNNAAPASRLNAGANSTGTVKKNDASNSVNNQQIEEMSNQVMDMRINLEGLEKERDFYFSKLRDIEILCQEADDAEAHPIIQKILDILYATEVGQDGFAPPDDAPPEDEEY, encoded by the exons ATGGCTGTTAACGTCTACTCCACAAATGTGACGTCAGAGAATCTCTCTCGCCACGACATGCTAGCTTGGGTTAACGATTGCCTCCAGTCGCAATTCTCAAAAATCGAAGAGCTTTGCACAG GTGCCGCTTACTGTCAGTTCATGGACATGCTGTTCCCCAATTCAGTGCCCGTAAAGCGTGTCAAATTTCGTACCAATCTGGAGCACGAGTACATACAGAACTTCAAGATATTGCAGGCGGGCTTCAAGAAGATGTCTGTGGATAAG ATCATTCCAGTTGATAAACTGATTAAGGGACGCTTTCAAGACAACTTTGAGTTCCTTCAATGGTTTAAAAAGTTCTTCGACGCCAATTACGACGGTCGCGAGTACGACCCCGTGTCTCAGCGGGGCGGAGTCAAGCTGGGCAATGGCAACGGACACGGAAGCAACGGAGGCAGTGGCgtgggcagcagcaacaacgatCTCCATCTGATGCACCGGCGACCATTGCAGGCTCCAGCTGCTGGCGGACGAATGCCAGCACGGGTCATCGCTTCAACTG TATCCAAGGTGCTGCCGCGCACGAACAACGCAGCCCCAGCGAGCAGGTTAAACGCCGGTGCCAACAGCACGGGCACGGTCAAGAAGAACGACGCGAGCAATTCAGTCAACAATCAGCAAATAGAAGAGATGTCTAACCAG GTCATGGATATGCGCATAAACCTGGAGGGATTGGAAAAGGAGCGTGACTTTTACTTCTCCAAGTTGCGGGATATTGAAATTCT TTGCCAAGAAGCCGATGACGCCGAGGCGCATCCGATCATACAAAAGATTTTGGACATCTTATATGCGACTGAGGTAGGACAA GATGGTTTTGCGCCGCCTGACGATGCACCACCAGAGGACGAGGAGTATTAA
- the LOC6607888 gene encoding microtubule-associated protein RP/EB family member 1 isoform X4, with protein sequence MAVNVYSTNVTSENLSRHDMLAWVNDCLQSQFSKIEELCTGAAYCQFMDMLFPNSVPVKRVKFRTNLEHEYIQNFKILQAGFKKMSVDKIIPIDKLIKGRFQDNFEFLQWFKKFFDANYDGRDYDASAVREGAPMGFGSGAVKSLPGTAASGVSSSYRRGPSATTRPAMTSAVKPTVSKVLPRTNNAAPASRLNAGANSTGTVKKNDASNSVNNQQIEEMSNQVMDMRINLEGLEKERDFYFSKLRDIEILCQEADDAEAHPIIQKILDILYATEVGQDGFAPPDDAPPEDEEY encoded by the exons ATGGCTGTTAACGTCTACTCCACAAATGTGACGTCAGAGAATCTCTCTCGCCACGACATGCTAGCTTGGGTTAACGATTGCCTCCAGTCGCAATTCTCAAAAATCGAAGAGCTTTGCACAG GTGCCGCTTACTGTCAGTTCATGGACATGCTGTTCCCCAATTCAGTGCCCGTAAAGCGTGTCAAATTTCGTACCAATCTGGAGCACGAGTACATACAGAACTTCAAGATATTGCAGGCGGGCTTCAAGAAGATGTCTGTGGATAAG ATTATACCCATTGACAAATTAATCAAGGGTCGCTTCCAAGACAATTTCGAGTTTTTGCAATGGTTTAAAAAGTTCTTCGATGCCAATTACGATGGCAGGGATTATGATGCCAGCGCGGTGCGCGAGGGAGCCCCAATGGGCTTCGGATCGGGAGCGGTAAAGTCACTGCCCGGCACGGCGGCAAGCGGCGTGTCCAGCAGCTATCGACGTGGCCCATCGGCAACGACACGCCCAGCAATGACGTCTGCAGTGAAGCCCA CAGTATCCAAGGTGCTGCCGCGCACGAACAACGCAGCCCCAGCGAGCAGGTTAAACGCCGGTGCCAACAGCACGGGCACGGTCAAGAAGAACGACGCGAGCAATTCAGTCAACAATCAGCAAATAGAAGAGATGTCTAACCAG GTCATGGATATGCGCATAAACCTGGAGGGATTGGAAAAGGAGCGTGACTTTTACTTCTCCAAGTTGCGGGATATTGAAATTCT TTGCCAAGAAGCCGATGACGCCGAGGCGCATCCGATCATACAAAAGATTTTGGACATCTTATATGCGACTGAGGTAGGACAA GATGGTTTTGCGCCGCCTGACGATGCACCACCAGAGGACGAGGAGTATTAA
- the LOC6607888 gene encoding microtubule-associated protein RP/EB family member 1 isoform X6, whose amino-acid sequence MAVNVYSTNVTSENLSRHDMLAWVNDCLQSQFSKIEELCTGAAYCQFMDMLFPNSVPVKRVKFRTNLEHEYIQNFKILQAGFKKMSVDKIIPIDKLIKGRFQDNFEFLQWFKKFFDANYDGRDYDASAVREGAPMGFGSGAVKSLPGTAASGVSSSYRRGPSATTRPAMTSAVKPTVSKVLPRTNNAAPASRLNAGANSTGTVKKNDASNSVNNQQIEEMSNQVMDMRINLEGLEKERDFYFSKLRDIEILCQEADDAEAHPIIQKILDILYATEDGFAPPDDAPPEDEEY is encoded by the exons ATGGCTGTTAACGTCTACTCCACAAATGTGACGTCAGAGAATCTCTCTCGCCACGACATGCTAGCTTGGGTTAACGATTGCCTCCAGTCGCAATTCTCAAAAATCGAAGAGCTTTGCACAG GTGCCGCTTACTGTCAGTTCATGGACATGCTGTTCCCCAATTCAGTGCCCGTAAAGCGTGTCAAATTTCGTACCAATCTGGAGCACGAGTACATACAGAACTTCAAGATATTGCAGGCGGGCTTCAAGAAGATGTCTGTGGATAAG ATTATACCCATTGACAAATTAATCAAGGGTCGCTTCCAAGACAATTTCGAGTTTTTGCAATGGTTTAAAAAGTTCTTCGATGCCAATTACGATGGCAGGGATTATGATGCCAGCGCGGTGCGCGAGGGAGCCCCAATGGGCTTCGGATCGGGAGCGGTAAAGTCACTGCCCGGCACGGCGGCAAGCGGCGTGTCCAGCAGCTATCGACGTGGCCCATCGGCAACGACACGCCCAGCAATGACGTCTGCAGTGAAGCCCA CAGTATCCAAGGTGCTGCCGCGCACGAACAACGCAGCCCCAGCGAGCAGGTTAAACGCCGGTGCCAACAGCACGGGCACGGTCAAGAAGAACGACGCGAGCAATTCAGTCAACAATCAGCAAATAGAAGAGATGTCTAACCAG GTCATGGATATGCGCATAAACCTGGAGGGATTGGAAAAGGAGCGTGACTTTTACTTCTCCAAGTTGCGGGATATTGAAATTCT TTGCCAAGAAGCCGATGACGCCGAGGCGCATCCGATCATACAAAAGATTTTGGACATCTTATATGCGACTGAG GATGGTTTTGCGCCGCCTGACGATGCACCACCAGAGGACGAGGAGTATTAA
- the LOC6607888 gene encoding microtubule-associated protein RP/EB family member 1 isoform X7 — MAVNVYSTNVTSENLSRHDMLAWVNDCLQSQFSKIEELCTGAAYCQFMDMLFPNSVPVKRVKFRTNLEHEYIQNFKILQAGFKKMSVDKIIPIDKLIKGRFQDNFEFLQWFKKFFDANYDGRDYDASAVREGAPMGFGSGAVKSLPGTAASGVSSSYRRGPSATTRPAMTSAVKPISKVLPRTNNAAPASRLNAGANSTGTVKKNDASNSVNNQQIEEMSNQVMDMRINLEGLEKERDFYFSKLRDIEILCQEADDAEAHPIIQKILDILYATEDGFAPPDDAPPEDEEY, encoded by the exons ATGGCTGTTAACGTCTACTCCACAAATGTGACGTCAGAGAATCTCTCTCGCCACGACATGCTAGCTTGGGTTAACGATTGCCTCCAGTCGCAATTCTCAAAAATCGAAGAGCTTTGCACAG GTGCCGCTTACTGTCAGTTCATGGACATGCTGTTCCCCAATTCAGTGCCCGTAAAGCGTGTCAAATTTCGTACCAATCTGGAGCACGAGTACATACAGAACTTCAAGATATTGCAGGCGGGCTTCAAGAAGATGTCTGTGGATAAG ATTATACCCATTGACAAATTAATCAAGGGTCGCTTCCAAGACAATTTCGAGTTTTTGCAATGGTTTAAAAAGTTCTTCGATGCCAATTACGATGGCAGGGATTATGATGCCAGCGCGGTGCGCGAGGGAGCCCCAATGGGCTTCGGATCGGGAGCGGTAAAGTCACTGCCCGGCACGGCGGCAAGCGGCGTGTCCAGCAGCTATCGACGTGGCCCATCGGCAACGACACGCCCAGCAATGACGTCTGCAGTGAAGCCCA TATCCAAGGTGCTGCCGCGCACGAACAACGCAGCCCCAGCGAGCAGGTTAAACGCCGGTGCCAACAGCACGGGCACGGTCAAGAAGAACGACGCGAGCAATTCAGTCAACAATCAGCAAATAGAAGAGATGTCTAACCAG GTCATGGATATGCGCATAAACCTGGAGGGATTGGAAAAGGAGCGTGACTTTTACTTCTCCAAGTTGCGGGATATTGAAATTCT TTGCCAAGAAGCCGATGACGCCGAGGCGCATCCGATCATACAAAAGATTTTGGACATCTTATATGCGACTGAG GATGGTTTTGCGCCGCCTGACGATGCACCACCAGAGGACGAGGAGTATTAA
- the LOC6607888 gene encoding microtubule-associated protein RP/EB family member 1 isoform X5, whose product MAVNVYSTNVTSENLSRHDMLAWVNDCLQSQFSKIEELCTGAAYCQFMDMLFPNSVPVKRVKFRTNLEHEYIQNFKILQAGFKKMSVDKIIPIDKLIKGRFQDNFEFLQWFKKFFDANYDGRDYDASAVREGAPMGFGSGAVKSLPGTAASGVSSSYRRGPSATTRPAMTSAVKPISKVLPRTNNAAPASRLNAGANSTGTVKKNDASNSVNNQQIEEMSNQVMDMRINLEGLEKERDFYFSKLRDIEILCQEADDAEAHPIIQKILDILYATEVGQDGFAPPDDAPPEDEEY is encoded by the exons ATGGCTGTTAACGTCTACTCCACAAATGTGACGTCAGAGAATCTCTCTCGCCACGACATGCTAGCTTGGGTTAACGATTGCCTCCAGTCGCAATTCTCAAAAATCGAAGAGCTTTGCACAG GTGCCGCTTACTGTCAGTTCATGGACATGCTGTTCCCCAATTCAGTGCCCGTAAAGCGTGTCAAATTTCGTACCAATCTGGAGCACGAGTACATACAGAACTTCAAGATATTGCAGGCGGGCTTCAAGAAGATGTCTGTGGATAAG ATTATACCCATTGACAAATTAATCAAGGGTCGCTTCCAAGACAATTTCGAGTTTTTGCAATGGTTTAAAAAGTTCTTCGATGCCAATTACGATGGCAGGGATTATGATGCCAGCGCGGTGCGCGAGGGAGCCCCAATGGGCTTCGGATCGGGAGCGGTAAAGTCACTGCCCGGCACGGCGGCAAGCGGCGTGTCCAGCAGCTATCGACGTGGCCCATCGGCAACGACACGCCCAGCAATGACGTCTGCAGTGAAGCCCA TATCCAAGGTGCTGCCGCGCACGAACAACGCAGCCCCAGCGAGCAGGTTAAACGCCGGTGCCAACAGCACGGGCACGGTCAAGAAGAACGACGCGAGCAATTCAGTCAACAATCAGCAAATAGAAGAGATGTCTAACCAG GTCATGGATATGCGCATAAACCTGGAGGGATTGGAAAAGGAGCGTGACTTTTACTTCTCCAAGTTGCGGGATATTGAAATTCT TTGCCAAGAAGCCGATGACGCCGAGGCGCATCCGATCATACAAAAGATTTTGGACATCTTATATGCGACTGAGGTAGGACAA GATGGTTTTGCGCCGCCTGACGATGCACCACCAGAGGACGAGGAGTATTAA